A part of Syntrophales bacterium genomic DNA contains:
- the rpoZ gene encoding DNA-directed RNA polymerase subunit omega — MARITIEDALEKAKNRFALVHLTTNRARQLLKGAKPLVDPRNNKEIVVALREIAAGKVTYARPEYLVDAKVNYRHIEEDYTEFIGEYDELE; from the coding sequence ATGGCAAGAATAACAATTGAAGATGCTTTAGAGAAAGCCAAAAATCGGTTTGCCCTTGTGCATCTTACGACAAATCGGGCAAGGCAACTACTGAAGGGGGCAAAACCATTGGTTGATCCTAGGAACAACAAGGAAATAGTGGTGGCTCTGAGAGAAATTGCAGCAGGTAAGGTAACCTATGCTCGTCCTGAGTATCTTGTGGATGCCAAGGTTAACTACAGACACATTGAAGAAGATTATACAGAGTTTATAGGAGAGTATGACGAGTTGGAATGA
- the rlmB gene encoding 23S rRNA (guanosine(2251)-2'-O)-methyltransferase RlmB, producing MDEWKIVYGRNPVRELLIAAPERVSKLMVASGSRWSSLDEVLNIALQNGINVEYSERRNLDRLSQGGSHQGIVAFVKGFKQFSLHDVIREIHPRLKGKVVVALDGVTDPQNLGAIVRTAHCFGVNGILIPRHRSVSVTPVVVKTSAGAINYTPVITVTNLASAIDFLKKEGFWVYGAEADAPWEIDALRFDGDVALVVGGEEKGIRPLIREKCDFLFAIPMVGKINSLNVSVATGVALYTIFSKLRKS from the coding sequence ATGGATGAGTGGAAAATTGTGTATGGGAGGAACCCCGTAAGGGAATTGCTCATTGCTGCTCCCGAAAGGGTTTCTAAACTGATGGTTGCTTCGGGATCGAGATGGTCGTCCCTTGATGAGGTTTTAAATATTGCATTGCAAAATGGAATAAATGTTGAGTACAGTGAAAGACGCAATTTGGACAGGTTATCCCAAGGAGGTTCCCATCAGGGAATAGTTGCCTTCGTAAAAGGTTTTAAGCAGTTTTCTCTGCATGATGTGATAAGAGAGATTCACCCGAGGTTGAAGGGTAAGGTAGTAGTTGCTTTGGATGGTGTAACCGATCCCCAAAATCTGGGAGCAATTGTTAGGACGGCGCATTGCTTTGGTGTGAATGGGATTTTGATCCCAAGGCATCGTTCTGTTTCTGTAACCCCAGTGGTGGTTAAGACCTCTGCTGGTGCGATTAATTACACACCAGTTATTACAGTGACCAATCTGGCCAGTGCGATTGATTTTTTGAAGAAAGAAGGTTTCTGGGTTTACGGGGCAGAGGCAGATGCACCGTGGGAAATTGATGCGTTGCGATTTGATGGAGACGTGGCCCTTGTAGTGGGGGGGGAAGAGAAAGGGATACGGCCTCTCATCAGGGAAAAATGTGATTTTCTTTTTGCAATACCCATGGTAGGGAAAATAAATTCTTTAAACGTTTCAGTTGCGACTGGGGTTGCCCTTTATACAATTTTTTCCAAATTGAGGAAGAGTTAA
- a CDS encoding type II secretion system F family protein, translating into MPVFVWEATNRKGEIKRGELEGPDEAAVRNLLRRQGFRSIEVKAKPKDISEYIPFLKPKVKEKEIVVFARIFSTMINAGLPLIQCLDLLAQQEKNRTFKQVILTVKADIEGGMTLCEALKKHPKVFDELFVNLVAAGESGGILDVILQRLSNYMEKALKLKSKVKGAMTYPISVLVISLGVVALLLLKVIPVFQKMFEGMGGELPAPTQFLVNASAFTQKYFLVMVGIVVACSYAFKRFRSTEKGRLLIDSMLLKAPVFGPLLGKVAVAKFSRTMSTMLSSGVPILEGLSIVSKTAGNVVVEKALMETRKRISEGKSIAEPLAETGIFPPMVIQMISVGEATGALDTMLAKIADFYDDEVDAAVEAMTSLLEPLMMVFLGGVVGGMIIAMYLPIFKMASVVGG; encoded by the coding sequence ATGCCTGTGTTTGTGTGGGAGGCGACAAATAGAAAGGGAGAGATAAAAAGAGGCGAACTTGAAGGTCCCGATGAAGCGGCGGTCAGGAATCTTCTCAGGCGCCAGGGGTTTCGGTCTATAGAGGTAAAGGCTAAGCCGAAAGATATTTCTGAGTATATTCCTTTTTTAAAACCGAAGGTCAAGGAAAAGGAAATTGTTGTTTTCGCGAGGATTTTTTCTACAATGATAAACGCCGGACTTCCTCTTATACAGTGTTTGGATCTACTTGCGCAGCAGGAGAAAAACAGGACGTTTAAGCAGGTGATCCTCACAGTGAAGGCGGATATTGAAGGCGGGATGACTTTATGTGAAGCCCTGAAAAAACATCCCAAGGTTTTCGATGAGCTTTTTGTGAATCTGGTAGCAGCTGGTGAAAGTGGTGGTATATTAGATGTGATTCTCCAGCGTCTCTCTAATTATATGGAAAAGGCTCTTAAACTGAAAAGCAAGGTAAAAGGAGCAATGACATACCCCATCAGTGTGCTTGTGATCTCTTTGGGTGTTGTGGCACTACTTCTTCTTAAGGTGATTCCTGTTTTTCAAAAGATGTTTGAGGGTATGGGTGGAGAGTTACCCGCACCAACGCAGTTTCTTGTTAACGCTAGTGCATTTACCCAGAAATACTTCCTTGTGATGGTCGGAATTGTGGTGGCGTGTAGTTATGCATTTAAACGCTTCCGATCCACCGAAAAAGGTAGGTTATTGATCGATAGTATGTTACTGAAGGCCCCCGTATTTGGTCCACTTCTAGGTAAGGTAGCAGTGGCAAAGTTCTCCAGAACTATGTCAACAATGCTGTCCAGCGGGGTTCCCATTCTGGAAGGTCTTAGCATTGTGAGCAAAACAGCAGGCAATGTGGTTGTAGAAAAGGCACTTATGGAAACAAGAAAGAGAATTTCCGAGGGGAAGAGCATTGCGGAACCATTAGCAGAAACTGGAATCTTTCCACCCATGGTGATTCAGATGATCTCTGTAGGAGAGGCTACAGGTGCTCTGGATACAATGTTGGCAAAGATCGCTGATTTTTACGACGATGAGGTGGATGCTGCTGTAGAGGCGATGACGTCTCTACTCGAACCGTTGATGATGGTTTTTCTTGGGGGTGTCGTTGGAGGCATGATAATTGCTATGTACCTGCCCATTTTCAAGATGGCCTCTGTTGTTGGGGGTTAA
- a CDS encoding DUF1178 family protein, giving the protein MIIYDLSCEKGHKFEGWFQSRVAFEDQKEKKLILCPVCGSSEVQVLPSALRVISGDRGRDGRQDTVEITPLGFLKMIQDYVVENFEDVGERFAEVALKIHRGEEVRRNIRGTTTPEEEELLREEEVPFLKIPIIKFHS; this is encoded by the coding sequence ATGATAATATACGATCTCAGTTGTGAAAAAGGTCACAAATTTGAGGGGTGGTTTCAAAGCAGAGTGGCTTTCGAAGACCAGAAAGAAAAGAAGCTTATTTTGTGTCCTGTGTGTGGAAGTTCTGAAGTACAGGTGCTGCCTTCTGCCTTGAGGGTAATCAGCGGAGATAGAGGAAGGGATGGGAGACAAGATACAGTAGAGATTACGCCTCTGGGTTTTTTAAAGATGATCCAGGATTATGTGGTGGAGAATTTCGAGGATGTGGGAGAAAGATTCGCTGAGGTAGCATTGAAGATACACAGAGGTGAGGAAGTGAGGAGAAATATTAGGGGTACAACAACACCGGAGGAAGAAGAACTCCTCCGGGAGGAGGAAGTTCCCTTTTTGAAAATACCTATAATCAAGTTCCATAGCTAA
- the cysS gene encoding cysteine--tRNA ligase encodes MLGSILETIGNTPLVEIRRLNPNPRVRIFAKLEYFNPGGSIKDRPAYAMIKGAEERGELTRGKIILEATSGNTGIGLALVAAAKGYRLCLVMSEAVSEERKKILKAMGAELIFTPAALGTDGAIEYVYNMLRENPDRYFCPDQFNNPDNVLAHYHGTAEEIWRQTGGKVSMVVVGLGTTGTAMGVSKKLKEYNPSIRIVGVEPYLQHKIQGLKNMKESYRPGIFEKDRLDEKVNVLDDDAFEMARKLAREEGLFVGMSSGAAMYVAVEKAKELSDGLIVVICPDGGERYLSTELFTDKQETTIKLYNSLTRSKEYFRPLKPDVVLIHTCGPTVHEIPHIGSLRRFVVSDLLRRYLEVKGYRVRNLTNVVDLADRSIQGAEQRGMDLNSYSNWGTQIFLESLRKLQVLTDGEYPRSLENVERMVKIVERLIDRGYAYEKLRSVYFDVSKLDGYGCLSHVDLKRVDYGRTVDLDDYEKDSPGDFTLFKRATLNELKKGYYFATPWGNVRPSWHLQCAALGLTCLGEEYDIHASGTDVLFPHCENVLAIGKGLTGKRMARYWLLTELVMVGGKKMSRSAGNAVTIDDLEKYGYKGREIRFFLIGAHYRKPLNFSFGALDTAKNTVRRLDSFIQRLIRHKGGDEDPEVEQYIYDVRQSFFAALDDDLNVAMAFAALFDFVRKVSKLMAQNRLGQRARDRVLDVMMLLDRVLGIMNFKEVMISDEARRLIEERESLRKAGNWKEADEIRERLRSMGIELADTPEGTLWWLG; translated from the coding sequence ATGTTAGGGAGTATACTGGAAACTATTGGAAATACCCCTCTTGTGGAAATCCGCAGGTTGAATCCTAATCCCCGGGTTAGGATCTTTGCGAAGCTTGAGTATTTTAACCCTGGGGGATCTATAAAGGATAGGCCAGCGTACGCGATGATCAAGGGTGCCGAGGAGAGAGGGGAATTGACAAGAGGGAAAATAATTCTGGAAGCCACAAGTGGGAATACAGGTATAGGATTGGCCCTTGTAGCGGCAGCTAAGGGTTACCGTCTGTGTTTGGTGATGTCTGAGGCGGTGAGTGAGGAGCGAAAGAAGATACTGAAGGCTATGGGTGCGGAGCTCATATTTACTCCTGCCGCGCTGGGTACAGATGGTGCGATAGAGTACGTTTACAACATGTTAAGAGAGAATCCCGATCGCTATTTCTGCCCTGATCAGTTCAACAATCCCGATAATGTGTTAGCCCATTACCATGGGACAGCGGAGGAGATTTGGCGTCAGACAGGTGGTAAAGTTTCTATGGTTGTTGTGGGTTTAGGAACAACGGGCACAGCCATGGGGGTTTCTAAGAAGTTAAAGGAGTATAATCCCTCTATTCGTATTGTGGGAGTGGAACCGTATTTACAGCACAAGATTCAGGGATTGAAGAATATGAAGGAGTCTTATAGGCCGGGCATTTTCGAGAAAGACCGCTTGGATGAGAAGGTGAATGTTCTTGATGATGATGCTTTTGAGATGGCAAGAAAACTAGCACGGGAAGAGGGTCTATTTGTTGGTATGAGTTCTGGTGCTGCGATGTACGTGGCTGTAGAAAAGGCAAAAGAACTGAGTGACGGATTGATAGTGGTTATATGCCCAGATGGGGGAGAACGGTATCTCAGTACTGAGTTGTTTACAGACAAACAGGAAACCACCATTAAGTTGTACAACAGCCTAACAAGATCCAAAGAGTATTTTAGACCACTCAAACCGGATGTAGTACTTATACATACGTGTGGGCCAACGGTTCATGAGATTCCCCATATAGGTAGTCTTAGGCGATTTGTAGTGTCTGATTTATTGAGGCGGTATCTGGAAGTTAAAGGTTACCGGGTGAGGAATTTAACAAATGTGGTGGATCTTGCTGATCGTTCCATTCAAGGAGCAGAACAGAGGGGAATGGATCTCAATTCTTATTCTAACTGGGGCACACAAATCTTTTTGGAGTCTCTCAGAAAATTACAGGTATTAACCGATGGCGAATATCCAAGATCTCTCGAAAATGTTGAGCGAATGGTAAAGATAGTTGAGAGGTTGATAGATAGAGGTTACGCCTATGAGAAATTGAGGTCTGTTTACTTTGATGTATCTAAGCTTGATGGTTATGGATGTTTGTCTCACGTGGATTTGAAGAGAGTCGATTACGGTCGTACTGTGGATCTTGACGACTATGAGAAGGACAGTCCTGGTGATTTCACGCTTTTTAAAAGGGCGACCCTTAATGAGTTAAAGAAGGGATACTACTTCGCTACCCCTTGGGGGAATGTAAGACCCAGCTGGCACTTACAGTGTGCAGCTTTAGGACTTACATGTCTGGGCGAGGAATACGATATTCATGCCAGTGGTACTGATGTTCTTTTCCCTCATTGTGAGAATGTTTTGGCGATCGGCAAAGGATTGACGGGTAAACGCATGGCACGATATTGGTTATTAACCGAACTTGTCATGGTCGGAGGAAAAAAGATGTCCCGTTCTGCAGGTAATGCCGTTACCATAGATGATCTTGAAAAGTATGGATACAAAGGCAGGGAAATCAGGTTTTTTTTGATAGGCGCTCATTACAGAAAACCCCTAAACTTCTCCTTTGGAGCTCTGGATACGGCAAAAAATACTGTGCGTAGATTAGATTCTTTTATACAGCGTTTGATCCGGCACAAAGGGGGTGATGAGGACCCAGAAGTGGAACAATACATATACGATGTGCGTCAGAGTTTTTTTGCAGCATTGGATGACGATCTTAATGTTGCCATGGCGTTTGCAGCACTTTTTGATTTTGTTAGGAAAGTAAGTAAACTTATGGCGCAGAATCGATTGGGTCAGCGCGCCCGTGATCGCGTACTTGATGTGATGATGCTTCTTGATAGAGTTCTTGGAATCATGAATTTTAAAGAAGTTATGATAAGTGATGAGGCAAGAAGACTTATCGAAGAACGAGAGTCATTGCGGAAGGCTGGTAATTGGAAAGAAGCGGATGAGATTCGAGAGAGATTGAGAAGTATGGGAATTGAGTTAGCGGATACCCCAGAAGGAACATTATGGTGGTTGGGTTAA
- the amrB gene encoding AmmeMemoRadiSam system protein B: MIRKAIYAGTWYPGNEERLRISIEKYLAAVPLQKLPGITKGILVPHAGYTYSGQVAAYGYAVVRYFSYDAIIVIAPSHYAFFHNVSVFTNGAYETPLGLLPVDEELAERLIVEGKCCVSLPEIHEREHAIEVQVPFLQLVFKGTPFVPLIMGDQSEELCKELAETIYRAISVSGKKVLIVASSDLSHFYGYDRAVKMDGALLKYISEMDDKGLLEALARGTVEACGGGPIATLIKVCKFCGSKKASILKYANSGDVTGDRGEVVGYAAAAFYV, from the coding sequence ATGATAAGAAAGGCTATTTATGCCGGTACGTGGTATCCAGGAAACGAGGAAAGGCTAAGGATAAGCATAGAGAAATACCTTGCGGCCGTTCCGTTGCAGAAATTGCCAGGGATAACTAAAGGCATTTTGGTACCTCATGCGGGATATACCTATTCGGGACAGGTAGCGGCGTACGGTTACGCTGTGGTCAGGTATTTCTCGTATGACGCCATTATAGTCATTGCACCGAGCCATTATGCTTTTTTTCATAATGTCTCAGTTTTTACCAATGGAGCTTACGAGACACCCTTGGGACTTCTCCCCGTTGATGAGGAATTGGCGGAGAGATTAATTGTTGAAGGAAAGTGCTGTGTTTCTCTGCCTGAGATTCATGAAAGAGAACATGCGATTGAGGTTCAGGTTCCATTTCTACAGCTTGTGTTTAAGGGTACTCCCTTTGTGCCTCTGATTATGGGTGATCAATCGGAAGAGCTGTGTAAGGAGCTTGCCGAGACAATATACAGGGCAATTTCCGTTTCAGGAAAAAAAGTACTGATCGTTGCTAGTTCTGATCTATCGCATTTTTACGGTTACGATAGGGCGGTTAAGATGGACGGAGCACTGCTCAAGTATATTTCAGAAATGGATGATAAGGGTTTATTGGAGGCGCTCGCAAGAGGTACGGTAGAGGCATGTGGTGGTGGACCTATTGCGACACTGATTAAAGTGTGCAAATTTTGTGGTTCAAAAAAGGCAAGCATTTTAAAATATGCCAATTCTGGAGATGTAACGGGTGATAGAGGGGAAGTAGTTGGTTATGCAGCGGCAGCTTTCTATGTGTGA
- the rpmG gene encoding 50S ribosomal protein L33, with amino-acid sequence MRIIITLACTQCKQRNYTTTKNKRTMQNRLELKKYCKFCRSHTLHRETK; translated from the coding sequence ATGCGGATTATAATAACACTTGCGTGTACACAGTGTAAACAGAGAAATTATACGACTACGAAGAACAAAAGGACGATGCAGAATCGTCTCGAACTCAAGAAATATTGTAAGTTTTGCCGTTCTCATACACTTCATAGAGAAACGAAGTGA
- the secE gene encoding preprotein translocase subunit SecE, which translates to MDKVKAWLIKAKVFLQEARAELRKVTWPTPKQAFTSTAVVIIFVFIVSTFLGFVDFWLTKLVKLILG; encoded by the coding sequence ATGGATAAAGTTAAGGCATGGCTAATAAAGGCGAAGGTTTTTTTGCAAGAGGCGAGGGCTGAGCTTAGAAAGGTTACGTGGCCTACGCCAAAACAGGCGTTTACGTCCACAGCTGTGGTCATTATATTTGTTTTTATAGTGTCTACGTTTCTGGGCTTTGTGGATTTCTGGTTGACGAAACTCGTTAAACTGATCTTGGGTTAG
- the nusG gene encoding transcription termination/antitermination protein NusG has protein sequence MAHRWYVVHTYSGYENKVKISLQERIQAAGKQEYFSDMLIPEENVVELVSGEKKTTKRKFFPGYILVRMELNEETWHLVKNTPKVTGFVGGRDKPLTIPDKDVEMLKTRISEGTLKPKPKHKFDVGDHVRIIDGPFTNFEGVVDEVKPEKGKVRVIVSIFGRSTPVELDFIQVVQS, from the coding sequence ATGGCACATCGGTGGTATGTCGTACATACTTATTCGGGTTATGAGAATAAAGTAAAGATCTCGCTTCAGGAGCGCATTCAGGCGGCGGGAAAACAGGAGTATTTTTCCGATATGTTGATTCCAGAAGAAAATGTGGTGGAACTTGTAAGTGGTGAGAAGAAAACCACTAAGCGTAAGTTCTTTCCCGGTTACATTCTCGTTAGGATGGAGCTAAATGAGGAAACGTGGCACCTTGTAAAGAATACTCCTAAGGTGACAGGTTTTGTTGGTGGTAGGGATAAACCCCTGACCATTCCCGACAAAGATGTAGAAATGTTAAAGACTCGTATAAGCGAGGGGACGCTCAAACCGAAGCCAAAGCATAAGTTTGATGTGGGTGATCATGTGCGGATAATAGATGGACCATTTACGAATTTTGAGGGTGTGGTGGACGAAGTAAAACCTGAAAAGGGTAAAGTCCGGGTGATCGTGAGTATATTTGGGCGTTCGACCCCTGTGGAGCTTGATTTTATTCAGGTTGTGCAGAGCTAA
- the rplK gene encoding 50S ribosomal protein L11 yields the protein MAKKVIANIKLQLKAGKATPSPPVGPALGQHGVNIMEFCKAYNAMTQHLEGMIVPVVITVYSDRSFTFVTKTPPASVLLKQAAKIAKGSSEPKKEIVGKVTAQQIREIAELKFNDLNALDMDAAIRIIEGTAKSMGIAIER from the coding sequence ATGGCAAAGAAAGTTATAGCGAACATAAAGCTTCAGTTGAAGGCTGGTAAGGCGACGCCTTCACCGCCTGTAGGTCCGGCACTGGGGCAGCACGGGGTGAATATTATGGAATTCTGTAAGGCGTACAACGCTATGACGCAGCACCTAGAAGGTATGATTGTGCCTGTTGTCATTACGGTGTATTCGGACAGATCCTTTACGTTTGTTACCAAAACACCACCTGCTTCAGTTCTTTTAAAACAGGCAGCGAAGATTGCCAAAGGTTCCAGCGAACCGAAAAAGGAGATTGTAGGTAAGGTTACGGCCCAGCAAATAAGAGAAATCGCTGAACTAAAATTCAACGATTTGAATGCTCTAGATATGGATGCGGCGATCAGAATTATTGAGGGCACTGCCAAGTCGATGGGCATCGCGATTGAGAGATAA
- the rplA gene encoding 50S ribosomal protein L1, giving the protein MAKRGKSYLEVKKKLIPGKRYTLKEAVNIVVQTARAKFDETVDVAIKLGVNPQHADQMVRGSVVLPHGLGKQVRVLVFSKGEKEKEALEAGADYVGGEELIEKIKEGWLDFDRVVATPDMMGSVGKLGKILGPRGLMPNPKMGTVTFDVGRVVKELKAGRVEFRVERAGIVHTPVGKVSFGPEKLLENIMAVLETIIRLKPASSKGAYLRGIALSTTMGPGIKVDPLSVKNL; this is encoded by the coding sequence ATGGCTAAAAGAGGGAAGAGTTATTTGGAAGTGAAAAAAAAGTTGATTCCGGGCAAACGGTATACTTTGAAAGAGGCTGTAAATATTGTTGTCCAAACGGCAAGGGCGAAGTTTGATGAAACGGTGGATGTCGCTATCAAACTTGGTGTTAATCCGCAGCATGCTGATCAAATGGTAAGGGGCAGTGTGGTTTTGCCTCATGGGCTTGGTAAACAGGTTCGTGTGCTTGTATTTTCAAAGGGTGAAAAGGAGAAGGAGGCTTTGGAAGCGGGGGCGGATTATGTTGGAGGTGAGGAGTTGATAGAAAAAATTAAAGAAGGTTGGTTGGATTTTGACAGAGTTGTGGCTACGCCGGACATGATGGGAAGTGTGGGGAAATTGGGTAAGATTCTTGGACCACGGGGTCTTATGCCAAACCCCAAAATGGGCACTGTTACTTTTGATGTGGGGCGAGTGGTTAAGGAGTTAAAGGCTGGTAGGGTTGAATTCCGCGTTGAGAGAGCAGGTATAGTTCACACACCGGTGGGTAAAGTCTCCTTTGGTCCGGAGAAACTGCTTGAGAATATAATGGCGGTGTTGGAGACAATAATAAGGTTAAAGCCAGCTTCCAGCAAGGGGGCGTATCTCAGAGGAATTGCACTTTCGACCACTATGGGTCCTGGCATAAAAGTTGACCCATTAAGCGTTAAAAATCTGTGA
- the rplJ gene encoding 50S ribosomal protein L10, producing the protein MDRKKKKQIVSELHEKLQSFDMAVLTTYSGLNVERMTELRRNLRKAQAELRVVKNNLLRIASEGTELEVLRDRFEGPLALVLVKGDVVEPAKVLVDFARRNSELEFRMGVMGGKIMQKEDLFALATLPGREVLLGKVLGVLLAVPTGLVNVLSAVPRGIVQVLDAYRRKKESDN; encoded by the coding sequence TTGGACCGTAAAAAGAAAAAACAAATTGTATCTGAATTGCATGAGAAATTGCAATCTTTTGACATGGCTGTGCTGACGACTTATAGCGGTTTAAATGTGGAGAGAATGACTGAGCTACGGAGAAATCTACGTAAAGCCCAGGCGGAGTTAAGGGTCGTCAAGAACAATCTGTTGCGCATTGCTTCGGAAGGAACGGAACTCGAAGTTTTGAGGGATAGATTTGAAGGTCCACTTGCACTTGTGCTTGTTAAAGGTGATGTCGTGGAACCTGCTAAGGTACTTGTGGACTTTGCCCGCAGAAACAGCGAGCTTGAATTCAGGATGGGAGTGATGGGTGGTAAAATAATGCAGAAAGAAGATCTTTTTGCATTGGCTACCCTCCCGGGGAGGGAAGTCCTGCTGGGCAAGGTACTAGGTGTTTTGTTAGCTGTGCCTACAGGTTTGGTGAACGTGTTGAGTGCTGTTCCTCGGGGTATCGTACAGGTTCTTGATGCCTATCGCCGTAAGAAAGAGTCAGATAATTAA
- the rplL gene encoding 50S ribosomal protein L7/L12 produces the protein MSQTITKEDVVKFIESMTVLELAELVKELEQRFGVSAAAPVAMPVAATPGVEKAAHVEEKTEFDVILTGFGDQKIQVIKVVRAITGLGLKEAKDLVEGVPKPIKVGVSKEEAADIKKKIEEVGGTVEIK, from the coding sequence ATGTCACAGACGATCACAAAAGAGGATGTAGTAAAGTTTATTGAGTCAATGACGGTTTTGGAACTTGCAGAATTGGTTAAAGAACTTGAACAGCGGTTTGGAGTTTCTGCAGCTGCTCCTGTTGCTATGCCAGTGGCAGCGACGCCGGGGGTTGAAAAGGCAGCTCACGTGGAAGAGAAGACGGAATTTGATGTGATTCTGACAGGTTTCGGTGATCAGAAGATCCAGGTGATCAAGGTGGTTAGAGCTATCACTGGTTTGGGGCTGAAAGAAGCAAAGGATCTTGTAGAAGGTGTGCCGAAACCCATTAAAGTGGGTGTTTCCAAAGAAGAAGCTGCGGATATTAAGAAAAAGATAGAAGAAGTTGGTGGAACGGTAGAGATAAAATAA